DNA sequence from the Streptomyces sp. NBC_01264 genome:
GGTGGAGGAGTGGATGATCCGCCCGGCCTGTTCGGAGACGGCCTTGGTGACCTCGGGCAGGGCGTGGGCGGTCATCGTGGTGAGGATGCCGCCGAAGAAGTCGAGGTAGCGGTTGCCGTCCGCGTCCCAGACGTGACGGCCCTCTCCGTGGGTGAGTTCGATGGGGCGGTCGTAGTAGAGCGCGAGCCAGTCGGGCAGGACGGAGCGGTGCCGGCTGTGCAGGGGGATCGGGTTGGTCACGGCTGTACGAGTCCTCCGTAGGCGTCGGGGCGGCGGTCGCGGTAGAAGGCCCACTGGTCGCGGACCTCCTTGATGAGGTCGAAGTCGAGGTCGCGGACGAGGAGTTCCTCCTCCTTGTCGCTGGCGACATCGCCTACGAACTGGCCGCGCGGGTCGACGAAGTAGCTGGTGCCGTAGAAGTCGTTGTCGCCGTACTCCTCCTGGCCGACGCGGTTGATGGCGGCGACGAAGTACTCGTTGGCGACGGCCGAGGCGGGCTGCTCCAGCTGCCACAGGTACCCGGACAGGCCGCGCGAGGTGGCCGAGGGGTTGTAGACCAACTGGGCTCCGGCCAGGCCCAGTTCGCGCCAGCCCTCCGGGAAGTGCCGGTCGTAGCAGATGTAGACGCCGACCCGGCCGACGGCGGTGTCGAAGACCGGGAAGCCGAGGTTGCCCGGGCGGAAGTAGTACTTCTCCCAGAAGCCCCTGACCTGCGGGATGTGGTGCTTGCGGTACTTGCCGAGGTAGCTGCCGTCGGCGTCGATGACCGCGGCGGTGTTGTAGTAGAAGCCCTCGGATTCCAGCTCGAAGACCGGTACGACGATCACCATGCCGGTCTCGCGGGCGAGGGCCTGCATCCGCTGGACGGTGGGGCCGTCGGGGACCGCCTCGGCCCAGCGGTAGTGCTCGGACTCCTGGACCTGGCAGAAGTAGGGGGCGTTGAAGACTTCCTGGAAGCCGATGATCTTCGCACCCTGGGCGGCCGCCCTACGGGCGTGCTCCTCGTGTTTGGCGATCATCGACTCGGTGTCTCCCGTCCAGGTGGCCTGGACGAGTGCGGCGCGGACGACTTGGGCCATGAGCTGCTCCTCGCGACGGGTTACGCCGGCTTCTACGCACGTAGAGGGTGTACGACGGCTGCGCGTAGGGAGTTGAAGGTAGGCCTCGGCCAGGCCCGGGGCAAGACCGCCTTGCGCGGTTGGAGTAGTCGATCACCAAACGCAGGAGTTACGTCGGCACGTGGTCGTTTCCGGTCAGGCGACGGGCAGATTCGCGACTCGAAGGGCGTGCAACAGGTCGCGGTGATGAGCCCCCGAGAGGGCTTCGGCGGCGCGGAGCAGCCGGGGAGCGAACCAGCGGGGATCCCGGCGCGCGAGCCGGGCCGCCTCCTCGGCGGTGCGGACCCGGACGAACGCGGCGAGCAGCGCGTCGGCCTCCTCCGTGCGGCCGGCCTCCGCCAGCACGAGGGCCGCCTCGGCGATCTCGGCGGCCGGCCGGGCGGCGCCCTGGCGCAGCAGGGCTTCGCGGTCGGCCGGTCCGAGCGCGACGGCGGCCGCGGCGAACCGGGCGGGCGGCAGCGAGGCCGCCTCCCAGAGCAGGGTGGCCCAGTCCGCGGCCAGCCCGGCCCGCCCCAGCTCCTCCCCCAGCGGGGCCAACCGCTCTGCGGGCCCGGCGGCGGCCTCGCAGAGCAGGGCGTGCGCCTCCCCGCTCCGCCCCTGGCTCCGCAGGGCCACGAGCCCCTCCACGAAGCCCCGGGGGGCTCCGGGCCACCGGGCGGACGCGCCGTGCGGGCTGCCGCCGTGCGCCGGGTCGGGCCACTGTGCCGCCGCGCCCTCCGGGCCACCACCGGGCCCCGAACCACCGGACACACCCTGCCCGCCGGCCCCGGGAGCGGGGGCCTGCCACTGCGCGGGCGTCCCTTGCGTGCCGTCGGCGGAGGCAGGACCGGCCCACATCCCGGAACCACCGTGCGGGCCGGCGTCGGAACCCGGGCCGGGCCAGTCGGCGGAGCCGTCGGGGGCACGGTCCGGCCACGGGGCGGGCTCACCCTGATGGTGGGGCCGGGGGCCCGGGTCGGGGGTACGGTCCGGCCACAGCACCGGCTCACCCTGCCGGTGGGGGCGGGGGCCCGGTTCGGGGGCGGGAGCCCTGCCTGGCGCGGGAGCACCGGGCGCGGGCCGGCTGCCGGGCGCGGGATTGTGGCCATGCAGGGGGCTGCCTCCAAGCTGGGGGTTGCCGCCGAACACGGGGTCGCCGCCGAGCGCGGGAGTCATGCCGGGCGCGTGAGCCCTGTCAGGCGCGGGAGCGCCGGGCGCGGGCCGGCTGCCGGGCGCGGGATTGTGGCCATGCAGGGGGCTGCCTCCAAGCTCGGGGTTGCCGCCGAACACGGGATCGCCGCCAAGCGCAGGGGCGCCGCCGGGAGCCGGACCGCCGCCGGGCGCGGGGTTGTGGCCCGTGCTCCACGCCGGGGTCGTGGGCCGATGGCCGCCCCGGCCCGTCGGGCCGGAGTCGTCACCCCACCGGCCGGCCGCGGGGCTCCAGGCCTCCTCTTCCGTCGGCCTGCCTCCGGAGTGCCCGCCGGCGGGCCCGGACCCGGCGTGGCCGCTCTCGCCCGCGGCGGCGGACGACTGCCCGGGGAACGGCCCTTCGGAGCCCGCCCGGGCGGGCTCGTACAGAGCTCCCCGTGCCGGACCGGCGGCAAGCCCGGCCCCGTCCGTCGAGGCGTTCCGCTCCGGCCCCGGATCTCCCGCCGGGGACGGCTCGGCCGCCGGGTGGGCGGGCCGCCCGAAGCGGGCGCCGCGCAGGGGCGTGTCGGACGAGGACTGCCCCGGGGGCACGGTGACGGCCCCCGCTTCGGACACCGCCGCCCCCGCGTACCGGGCCCCGCCACTGCGCCGCGCACCGCGCAGCCACCGGCCCTCGGCCCGCCCGACCGGCTCCCCCGCTGCTTTCGGCGCCGGGCCCGATGCCGGGGCGGATGCGGCGCCCGACGCCCGCCCCGGCGCCGCGCCCGCAGCCGTGCCCGAAGCTGTGCCCGACACCGCGCCCGAAGCCGTGCTCGACACCCACCCGGACGCCACGCCCGAAGCCGCGCCCTGCGCCTCCCCGGGATCCCCGGGATCCCCCGGATCCCCGGCCCACCCCGCATCCCCGGACTCCGACGTCGCGCCGCCGCCCATCCCTTCCCGCGGCCCCGGCCACGCCGCGCCCGGCGAGGTCGCGGCGCGCTGGGCGGGCACCGCGCCCAGGGGCTCCGGCCGCGCCGTCGACGGGTACCCGGGCCAGTCTTCCTCCGGCCGGCCCGTCGCCCCCGGGGCCACCGCCTCCAGGCGGCTCGTCAGGTCCTCGTGGCGGGCCGCCGCGCGGGCGCCGTCGTCGCGGGTCCAGGAGAGTTCCCGGGACAGGGCCTGTGCCTGCGCCGGGTCCGCCGTTTCGGCGAGCCGCGCCGACAGCACGCGCAGGGCGTCGCGGGCCCGGGCCCGCTGCTCCGCGGCCGAATCGAGCAGCGTGCGCAGTTCCTCCACGCCGCCGGGCAGCCGGTCCCAGACCCCGACCGCCGCGGCCCGCAGACCGGCCGCGTACTGCGCCTCCCGCGCGAGCGCCGTCGCGCCCGTCGATCCCGCCAAGTCACCGAGCAGCGACTCCAGTACGTCCCAGGGCGGCATCGCCGCCCCGTCCAGACAGGCCCGCATCCCCTGGGGGTCCCGTCGCAGGAACTCCCCGTACCAGCCCGCCCCGGGATCCAGTCGTTGCGTCAACCCCCGCATGTATCCGGAGAGTTGGCCGATCACCTGCGAAGTCGCGGTCTCCATACCCGCATTGGACCCCACCCGTGTTACGGGCGGGCTACAGGAGTCTCAAAGCTTGACGGCAGGCGGGGCAAGCCTGACCGCGATCGCGGTGTGCGGGCGCCCGCGCCGGACGATGGCGGCCGGCACGTCCAGCAGCCAGAACTGCCAGGTGTACTTGCGCCCCATCAGCTTCCGCACCCGCTTCAGCCCGGCCGCGTCCAGCAACCGCGCCTCGCCCTCGGCGACCTCGGCCCCTTCGGCCACCCGTCCGCGTACGTCACAGGCCACGACGGTGACCCGCCCGTCGTTGCGGATCCGCTTCACCTTCCACGCGTCGTCGCGCGTCCACACGTACAGCTCGTCGCCGTCCACGACCGCCCACACCGGCGTGGCCACGGCCGTGCCGTTC
Encoded proteins:
- a CDS encoding nitrilase-related carbon-nitrogen hydrolase, with protein sequence MAQVVRAALVQATWTGDTESMIAKHEEHARRAAAQGAKIIGFQEVFNAPYFCQVQESEHYRWAEAVPDGPTVQRMQALARETGMVIVVPVFELESEGFYYNTAAVIDADGSYLGKYRKHHIPQVRGFWEKYYFRPGNLGFPVFDTAVGRVGVYICYDRHFPEGWRELGLAGAQLVYNPSATSRGLSGYLWQLEQPASAVANEYFVAAINRVGQEEYGDNDFYGTSYFVDPRGQFVGDVASDKEEELLVRDLDFDLIKEVRDQWAFYRDRRPDAYGGLVQP
- a CDS encoding PPOX class F420-dependent oxidoreductase translates to MTIDELGRARYVSLTTFRKNGTAVATPVWAVVDGDELYVWTRDDAWKVKRIRNDGRVTVVACDVRGRVAEGAEVAEGEARLLDAAGLKRVRKLMGRKYTWQFWLLDVPAAIVRRGRPHTAIAVRLAPPAVKL